A stretch of the uncultured Desulfobacter sp. genome encodes the following:
- a CDS encoding mycofactocin system FadH/OYE family oxidoreductase 2, whose amino-acid sequence MSTFNKLFSPINLGNVEVKNRISFQPHLTNFAVNNMPSERQMYYWGERARGGAGLIITEEMSVHPTDMAYEKLIDVYHPGVVDGFKKITDHVHQYDCRIFAQINHNGQQCDGSNSRLPVWAPSPMPDVLFRETPKEMEAEDIFEVAQYFAQSALHVREGGFDGVEIQFGHSSLARQFLSPLTNFRQDEFGGSLENRMRAPLMFVEAVRRAVGRNFTIGIRMCGDEMIPGGLNLADVQEIGVLFEQSGLIDFMDLSIATFYNLYLVEGTMHMPLGYTIPLAAGMREKVNLPVFCTGRINDPVMAEKVLEAGQADMIGMCRGLICDPFLPRKAQEGRLDDIRHCIADNQGCIGRIGMNKTLGCIQNPCVGREKEMGGETLTTPAAVKKKVLIAGAGPAGMWAAKMAARRGHDVTLYERQEQVGGQVNIAMKGAGRDEVGVVIRNEKGQLEKAGVKLCLGVAVTPELVVQEQPDAVIVATGSVPKEHPVGGWDGPAVFNVWQVLNGEAELGENIGFIDYDGHHRASATAEFLADQGKKVHMITSSLFIGAELGPTQDLYLTRQRLLQKGITFTPDIAVMEIGGEKGEKKVKGFNVYSNEWREWGPYDTLVLAMGQQVDDQLYHSLKGKVVELHRIGDCVAPRKLDMAIWEGHKVGREL is encoded by the coding sequence ATGTCTACTTTTAACAAGCTGTTCTCACCCATCAACCTGGGAAATGTTGAAGTTAAAAACCGGATTTCCTTTCAACCCCATCTGACCAATTTTGCGGTCAACAACATGCCCAGTGAACGCCAGATGTACTATTGGGGAGAGCGTGCCAGGGGGGGAGCCGGGTTAATCATCACCGAGGAAATGAGCGTCCATCCCACGGATATGGCGTACGAGAAGCTAATCGATGTTTATCATCCCGGGGTTGTGGACGGGTTTAAAAAGATTACCGATCACGTCCACCAGTATGATTGCCGCATTTTTGCCCAGATCAACCACAATGGCCAGCAATGTGACGGCTCCAACTCCAGGCTTCCGGTCTGGGCGCCCAGCCCCATGCCCGATGTGCTTTTCAGGGAGACGCCCAAGGAGATGGAAGCCGAAGATATTTTCGAGGTCGCCCAATATTTTGCCCAAAGTGCCCTTCACGTTCGCGAGGGGGGCTTTGACGGCGTGGAAATCCAGTTCGGTCACTCCAGCCTGGCCCGGCAGTTTCTCTCGCCTTTAACCAATTTCAGGCAGGATGAATTTGGCGGCAGCCTGGAAAATCGCATGCGGGCACCGCTGATGTTTGTTGAGGCGGTCCGCCGGGCCGTGGGCAGAAATTTCACCATTGGTATTCGGATGTGCGGCGATGAAATGATTCCGGGCGGCTTGAACCTTGCGGATGTCCAGGAGATCGGCGTGCTTTTTGAGCAAAGCGGCTTGATTGATTTTATGGATCTCTCCATTGCCACCTTTTATAATCTCTATCTGGTGGAAGGCACTATGCATATGCCTTTAGGCTACACCATCCCGTTGGCAGCCGGCATGCGGGAGAAGGTTAATCTGCCGGTCTTCTGCACCGGACGCATCAATGATCCGGTCATGGCGGAAAAGGTTCTTGAGGCGGGACAGGCCGACATGATCGGCATGTGCCGTGGGCTTATCTGCGATCCCTTTTTGCCCAGGAAAGCCCAAGAAGGCAGGCTTGATGATATCCGTCACTGCATTGCAGACAACCAGGGCTGCATCGGTCGTATCGGCATGAATAAGACCCTTGGCTGCATTCAAAACCCTTGTGTGGGCCGGGAAAAGGAGATGGGGGGAGAGACTTTGACTACCCCTGCGGCAGTGAAAAAAAAGGTGCTCATCGCAGGCGCAGGTCCCGCCGGTATGTGGGCGGCTAAGATGGCTGCCCGGCGCGGCCATGACGTGACGCTGTACGAGCGGCAGGAGCAGGTGGGCGGTCAGGTCAACATTGCCATGAAGGGGGCCGGACGTGATGAGGTCGGTGTCGTTATCCGCAATGAAAAGGGCCAGCTGGAAAAGGCCGGGGTTAAGCTTTGTTTAGGCGTGGCCGTGACCCCGGAACTTGTGGTCCAAGAACAACCCGACGCCGTGATCGTGGCCACCGGCAGCGTGCCCAAGGAACATCCGGTGGGCGGCTGGGACGGCCCGGCAGTGTTTAATGTCTGGCAGGTGCTTAACGGCGAAGCTGAGCTTGGTGAGAATATCGGCTTTATCGACTACGACGGCCATCATCGGGCATCCGCCACGGCTGAGTTTTTAGCCGACCAGGGTAAAAAGGTGCATATGATCACCTCAAGCCTGTTCATTGGCGCTGAACTTGGACCGACCCAGGACCTGTACCTGACCCGCCAACGCTTGCTGCAAAAAGGCATCACCTTCACGCCTGATATTGCGGTCATGGAAATCGGCGGTGAAAAGGGAGAAAAGAAGGTTAAAGGATTTAACGTCTATTCCAACGAGTGGCGTGAATGGGGGCCCTATGACACCCTGGTACTTGCCATGGGCCAGCAGGTCGATGATCAGCTCTACCACTCCTTGAAAGGCAAGGTTGTAGAACTGCACAGGATCGGTGACTGCGTGGCGCCTCGCAAACTTGATATGGCCATCTGGGAAGGCCACAAGGTGGGAAGAGAGTTGTGA
- the mftC gene encoding mycofactocin radical SAM maturase (MftC is a radical SAM/SPASM enzyme that catalyzes the first two steps in biosynthesis of the electron carrier mycofactocin from the terminal Val-Tyr dipeptide of the precursor peptide MftA.): protein MSNRYVEQGLTAPVNLTWEVTQQCNLRCSHCLSASGVPAENELSTREAFDLIDQLSAATVFQINFGGGEPFIRPDFYQILEKCHEKNIMTCISTNGLLLDEETVSTLAQKSDLVAVQVSIDGATPATCDAIRGKGTFDGAIEAVKLLAATPISTSINTVLTAQNADEIPALHTLAQSLGVSFRASRFRPSGRGQDNWDELRPSARQLITFSQWLNGCPDVRTGDSFFSLTPQERQGLGLNLCGAAKLTCCVGPTGDVFPCAFLQSEPFYAGSIRESAFLDIWDHADIFHSFRGLRIHSCEDCKRFDQCHGGCPAVAYHLKNEIAGGDPECLERCVTAIADTPVGR from the coding sequence ATGAGCAATAGATATGTTGAGCAGGGCCTTACGGCCCCTGTCAACCTGACATGGGAAGTGACCCAGCAGTGTAATCTGAGGTGCAGTCACTGCCTTTCGGCCTCCGGAGTGCCCGCTGAAAACGAATTGTCCACCCGGGAAGCCTTTGATCTGATTGATCAACTTAGTGCAGCCACTGTATTTCAGATTAATTTCGGCGGTGGCGAACCGTTTATCAGGCCTGATTTCTACCAGATTCTGGAGAAGTGCCATGAAAAGAATATCATGACTTGTATCTCCACCAACGGTCTGCTGCTTGATGAAGAAACAGTGTCTACCCTGGCACAAAAAAGTGACCTGGTTGCCGTCCAGGTCAGCATTGACGGCGCGACACCTGCCACCTGTGACGCCATACGAGGCAAAGGAACCTTTGACGGGGCCATCGAAGCGGTTAAATTACTGGCGGCAACACCCATCTCCACCAGTATCAATACGGTACTTACCGCCCAGAATGCTGATGAGATCCCAGCACTGCATACACTGGCACAATCCCTGGGCGTGTCATTTAGGGCCAGCCGGTTTCGCCCGTCGGGGCGGGGCCAGGACAACTGGGACGAATTGCGGCCCTCAGCCCGTCAGCTTATCACCTTTTCACAATGGCTCAACGGCTGTCCCGATGTGCGCACCGGCGACAGTTTTTTTTCTTTGACCCCCCAGGAGCGGCAGGGGCTGGGTCTAAATCTGTGTGGGGCGGCCAAGCTGACCTGCTGCGTTGGTCCTACAGGCGATGTATTTCCCTGTGCCTTTTTGCAAAGTGAACCTTTCTATGCAGGGTCGATACGGGAATCCGCTTTTCTTGATATCTGGGATCATGCGGATATTTTTCATTCTTTCCGAGGCCTTCGCATCCACTCCTGTGAGGATTGCAAACGGTTTGACCAGTGTCACGGCGGTTGCCCAGCCGTTGCCTACCATCTGAAAAATGAGATCGCCGGCGGTGATCCCGAATGCCTTGAGCGGTGTGTGACGGCTATTGCCGATACACCCGTTGGCAGATGA
- the mftB gene encoding mycofactocin biosynthesis chaperone MftB (MftB, a small protein, is a peptide chaperone that assists the radical SAM enzyme MftC in performing two modifications to the C-terminal Val-Tyr dipeptide of the mycofactocin precursor peptide, MftA. MftB's role is analogous to the role of PqqD in the biosynthesis of PQQ, a cofactor that derives entirely from a Tyr and a Glu in the precursor PqqA.): MNVPAFVLRSTSQVRQEQFGLLFYSSLGPKLLFAETGSVLTCAFFQKDSVQKKVLASLSDDQKKIMLTFLRQLVQKGFAYEQ; encoded by the coding sequence ATGAATGTCCCTGCCTTTGTTTTACGGTCGACCAGCCAAGTGAGGCAGGAGCAGTTCGGCCTGCTCTTTTACAGCTCCCTGGGGCCAAAGCTTCTTTTTGCAGAGACCGGTTCTGTGTTGACCTGCGCGTTTTTCCAAAAGGATTCTGTTCAAAAAAAGGTGTTGGCGTCGTTGTCTGATGATCAAAAGAAAATTATGCTGACGTTTCTCAGGCAACTTGTGCAAAAGGGGTTTGCGTATGAGCAATAG
- the mftA gene encoding variant-type mycofactocin precursor, translated as MEKTTPQEIKSTEQAATFDSENVENAQEAPCIIEEIRIEELAIDGICGVY; from the coding sequence ATGGAAAAGACTACACCCCAAGAAATAAAAAGTACGGAACAAGCGGCAACGTTTGACAGCGAAAATGTGGAGAACGCCCAGGAAGCCCCCTGCATTATTGAAGAAATCAGAATTGAAGAATTGGCCATAGACGGGATTTGCGGAGTCTATTAA
- a CDS encoding alcohol dehydrogenase catalytic domain-containing protein gives MKIKGAVLREPGMKYSIETLELDPPKENEVLIKYTHTGYCHSDLHMLKGEVPVKMPMVAGHEGAGIVEAVGPGVTTVQKGDHVGVTWMVPCGHCPNCRRGKGNICTTSFNYFLEGFLLDGTARMRDANGGVVRHGNFVSCFSTHSVVPERAVIPMPKDFPLEQAALMGCCVPTGWGSVFNSAAFPPGAPVAVYCLGGVGLNVLRAAALRHANPLIAVDIEGSKRELAMEFGATHFIDSSKEDPVPAIQLLTGGVKMDDGTIMGGGAEYVFEVKGDPGAIIQAYWSTSIGGELIVIGVSPHDQTTNLPLMLLPLHQKTIKGNLYGSISTHDDIPRLVNMAMQHDLKLDKLITERFKLEDINDVAEAMDKRQIKGRWICEID, from the coding sequence ATGAAAATCAAAGGTGCTGTTTTACGGGAACCCGGTATGAAATATTCCATTGAGACGCTGGAACTGGATCCACCCAAGGAAAACGAGGTGCTGATTAAGTATACCCATACCGGATACTGTCATTCTGATTTGCATATGTTAAAAGGTGAAGTCCCCGTCAAGATGCCTATGGTTGCGGGTCACGAAGGCGCAGGAATTGTTGAAGCCGTCGGTCCGGGCGTCACTACTGTACAGAAGGGTGATCATGTCGGCGTCACCTGGATGGTTCCCTGTGGTCATTGCCCCAATTGCCGCAGGGGCAAGGGTAATATCTGCACCACCAGTTTTAATTATTTTCTGGAAGGTTTCCTGCTTGACGGCACTGCCCGCATGAGAGATGCCAATGGCGGCGTGGTCCGTCACGGCAATTTTGTCTCCTGTTTTTCAACCCACTCGGTGGTTCCCGAGCGGGCGGTTATCCCCATGCCTAAAGATTTTCCCCTGGAACAGGCTGCGCTGATGGGATGTTGCGTTCCCACGGGCTGGGGCTCTGTGTTTAATTCCGCCGCCTTTCCTCCTGGTGCCCCTGTGGCGGTTTACTGTCTCGGCGGTGTCGGCCTCAATGTTCTGCGCGCAGCAGCCCTGCGCCATGCCAACCCGTTGATTGCCGTTGATATTGAAGGCAGCAAACGTGAACTGGCCATGGAATTTGGCGCCACCCATTTTATCGACAGCTCCAAGGAAGACCCGGTTCCGGCCATTCAGCTGCTCACCGGCGGTGTAAAGATGGATGACGGTACCATCATGGGCGGCGGTGCAGAGTATGTGTTTGAAGTAAAAGGTGACCCCGGCGCAATTATCCAGGCGTATTGGTCAACAAGTATCGGCGGAGAGCTGATTGTTATCGGTGTCTCTCCCCACGATCAGACAACCAATCTGCCCCTGATGCTGCTGCCCCTGCATCAGAAAACCATCAAGGGTAATCTCTATGGTTCCATTTCCACCCATGATGATATCCCCCGTCTGGTCAACATGGCCATGCAGCATGATCTTAAGCTTGACAAGCTGATCACCGAAAGATTTAAATTGGAAGATATTAATGATGTGGCCGAGGCCATGGACAAAAGGCAGATCAAGGGCCGTTGGATCTGTGAAATAGATTAA
- a CDS encoding alcohol dehydrogenase catalytic domain-containing protein yields MKIKGAVLREPGMKYSIETLELDPPKENEVLVKYTHTGYCHSDLHLLKGEIPIKMPLVAGHEGAGIVEAVGPGVTTVQKGDHVGVTWMVPCGHCPNCRRGKGNICTTSFNYFLEGMLLDGTSRIRDAKGDVVRHGNFVSCFSTHSVVPERAVIPMPKEFPLEQAALMGCCVPTGWGSVFNTAAFPPGAPVAVYCLGGVGLNILRAAAMRHAYPLIAVDIEGSKRELAMEFGATHFIDSSKEDPVPAIQLLTGGVKMDDGTIMGGGAEYVFEAKGDPGSIIQAYWSTSIGGELIVLGITPHDQTTDLSLMLLPLHQKTIKGNLYGAISTHDDIPRLVKMAMNHDLKLDKLITDKFKLEDINDVAEAMDKRQIKGRWICEID; encoded by the coding sequence ATGAAAATCAAAGGCGCTGTTTTACGGGAACCTGGTATGAAGTATTCCATCGAGACTTTAGAGCTTGATCCGCCCAAGGAGAACGAGGTGCTGGTCAAGTATACCCATACCGGGTACTGTCACTCTGATTTGCATTTGTTGAAAGGGGAAATTCCCATCAAGATGCCTTTGGTTGCCGGTCACGAAGGTGCCGGTATTGTTGAAGCTGTAGGTCCGGGCGTCACAACTGTGCAGAAAGGAGATCATGTCGGTGTCACCTGGATGGTTCCCTGTGGGCACTGCCCCAATTGCCGCCGGGGCAAGGGCAATATCTGCACCACCAGTTTTAATTATTTTCTGGAGGGCATGTTGCTCGACGGTACTTCTCGCATAAGGGATGCCAAGGGCGATGTGGTCCGGCATGGTAATTTTGTCTCCTGTTTTTCAACGCACTCCGTGGTTCCCGAGCGGGCGGTCATTCCCATGCCCAAAGAGTTTCCCCTCGAGCAGGCCGCGTTGATGGGATGTTGTGTGCCCACAGGCTGGGGTTCTGTGTTTAATACCGCCGCCTTTCCTCCCGGAGCGCCTGTGGCGGTTTACTGCCTTGGCGGCGTCGGGCTTAATATTTTGCGGGCAGCAGCCATGCGCCATGCCTATCCCTTGATTGCCGTTGATATTGAAGGCAGCAAACGTGAACTTGCCATGGAATTTGGCGCAACTCATTTTATCGACAGTTCCAAAGAAGATCCGGTACCGGCCATTCAGCTGCTCACCGGCGGCGTAAAAATGGACGACGGGACCATTATGGGCGGCGGTGCCGAGTATGTATTTGAGGCCAAAGGCGATCCCGGTTCTATTATCCAGGCCTACTGGTCCACAAGTATCGGCGGTGAACTGATTGTTCTGGGTATCACCCCCCACGACCAGACAACCGATTTATCCCTGATGCTGCTGCCCCTGCATCAAAAAACCATCAAGGGAAATCTTTATGGTGCCATCTCCACCCATGATGATATCCCCCGCCTGGTCAAGATGGCAATGAACCATGATCTCAAGCTGGACAAGCTGATCACGGACAAATTTAAGCTGGAAGATATTAATGACGTAGCCGAAGCCATGGACAAGCGCCAGATTAAAGGCCGCTGGATTTGTGAAATAGATTAG
- a CDS encoding radical SAM protein, which produces MNPEQALDKLTQYGVVPANRLIIAITRHCNLKCNHCWLTSGPKSSLKHVDATLLKETLALWVNAGVQTLCLSGGEPLTHPQWQDILTYCAQFPTIYHLRLQTNGTLLTPKIVNDLTDPVFANLHLQISLDGAQPATHDLVRGKGNFAKTMNGLQLLSDAGLGPRTTVSFTEMAHNFEELPQLFTMMEKLDLGRVVSGTLIQGGRALTRALDLPSPKQYANLIERFSHDAQLRAIYKKIGNTSCLEWYASRREISEHHCANCMESLYISEEGTLFPCGLLSVTNYGIEKVWNCSVESIVEKAETRWAGLNELSRQRADNIQACAACSGRLHCQSGCMARLARQTDNFLEVEDRCRLRKQVYALPDLPNI; this is translated from the coding sequence ATGAATCCGGAACAGGCGCTTGACAAACTGACCCAATATGGTGTTGTTCCTGCAAACAGGCTTATCATTGCCATTACCCGCCACTGCAACTTAAAATGCAATCACTGCTGGTTGACATCCGGCCCAAAGTCGTCCCTGAAACATGTGGATGCAACGTTGTTAAAAGAGACCCTCGCCCTCTGGGTTAATGCCGGGGTGCAAACCCTCTGTCTTTCCGGCGGGGAACCGCTCACTCACCCTCAGTGGCAGGACATTCTCACCTATTGCGCGCAATTTCCCACGATTTACCATCTGCGGTTGCAGACCAATGGCACCCTGCTGACCCCCAAAATTGTAAACGACCTGACAGATCCTGTATTTGCCAACCTTCATCTGCAAATCAGTCTTGATGGTGCACAGCCTGCCACCCACGACCTTGTCAGGGGCAAAGGCAACTTTGCCAAAACCATGAACGGCCTGCAACTGCTTTCAGATGCGGGCCTGGGGCCACGTACAACAGTCTCGTTTACGGAGATGGCACACAATTTCGAAGAACTGCCCCAACTGTTTACCATGATGGAGAAACTGGACCTCGGCCGTGTGGTGAGCGGCACCCTGATACAGGGAGGACGGGCACTAACCCGCGCCCTGGACCTTCCATCTCCCAAACAATATGCCAACCTGATAGAACGATTCTCACATGATGCACAACTGCGGGCCATCTATAAAAAAATCGGCAATACGTCCTGCCTGGAATGGTATGCCTCCCGCCGTGAAATTTCAGAACACCATTGTGCCAACTGCATGGAATCTCTCTATATTTCAGAGGAAGGGACGCTTTTTCCATGCGGACTTTTATCTGTTACCAACTACGGTATCGAAAAGGTGTGGAACTGTTCTGTGGAATCTATCGTGGAAAAAGCAGAGACCCGGTGGGCAGGCCTGAACGAGCTGAGCAGACAACGCGCCGACAATATTCAAGCGTGTGCGGCTTGTTCCGGTCGTCTGCATTGCCAAAGCGGCTGTATGGCAAGGCTTGCACGGCAAACAGATAATTTTTTGGAAGTGGAAGATCGGTGCCGGCTTAGAAAGCAAGTTTACGCATTACCGGACCTGCCGAATATATGA
- a CDS encoding transporter, translating into MQKAIFFGDAYAKKSLKLVKSITGVMLILAMLVCPLQGAFAAEGGGSAYLGGNEDFMLGALPGPGFYPIVYSFHYTADELMDGNGNKQPLDFDLNVTGAAFRFIYVSDMKLFGADVAWHAIIPVLSSQVDIVEAGVHDSTGGLGDIEVSALTLGWHPNKNLHVVGSLDVWLPVGEYDDDDAASLGRNYWTVAPILAVTYLFDTGFELSAKLQYLVNFENPDTDYTTGNEFICDYLIGQHVGNWMFGLNGMLYLQATDDELSGVNVDNKGQALSIGPAIQYNYKNMFFNLKVQFDTNVENRPRGEKYWFKFMYAF; encoded by the coding sequence ATGCAGAAAGCTATTTTTTTCGGGGACGCGTATGCGAAAAAGTCGTTAAAATTGGTTAAATCAATTACAGGGGTCATGCTCATTCTGGCTATGCTTGTCTGTCCGCTTCAAGGTGCATTCGCTGCTGAAGGCGGCGGCTCTGCCTATCTGGGCGGGAACGAGGATTTCATGTTGGGTGCCTTGCCCGGACCGGGGTTTTATCCCATTGTTTACTCGTTTCATTATACTGCTGATGAATTAATGGACGGCAATGGTAATAAACAGCCTTTGGATTTTGATCTTAATGTGACCGGCGCGGCGTTTCGTTTTATTTATGTCTCTGACATGAAACTGTTCGGGGCTGATGTGGCTTGGCATGCCATTATCCCTGTTCTCAGTTCCCAGGTCGATATTGTCGAGGCTGGAGTCCATGATTCCACAGGCGGACTTGGCGATATTGAAGTCTCAGCACTCACTTTAGGCTGGCATCCGAACAAAAATCTTCATGTTGTCGGTTCACTGGACGTCTGGCTCCCTGTGGGAGAATATGACGATGATGATGCGGCAAGTCTCGGCCGAAATTATTGGACTGTGGCTCCTATCCTGGCCGTTACATACCTCTTTGATACAGGTTTTGAACTTTCGGCAAAATTGCAGTATCTGGTCAACTTTGAAAATCCGGACACCGATTACACCACTGGAAATGAATTTATCTGTGACTACCTGATTGGACAGCACGTCGGCAACTGGATGTTCGGCCTTAACGGTATGCTCTATCTCCAGGCCACCGATGACGAACTTTCGGGAGTCAATGTCGACAACAAGGGCCAAGCGCTTTCTATCGGCCCTGCCATCCAGTACAACTACAAAAATATGTTTTTCAACCTGAAGGTACAGTTTGATACCAATGTTGAGAACAGGCCGAGAGGCGAAAAATACTGGTTTAAATTCATGTATGCTTTCTAA